A window from Aerococcus sp. Group 1 encodes these proteins:
- a CDS encoding DUF3284 domain-containing protein, which translates to MQVERIYHITAEAFFLELKKLAINDFEVNTGEIFPSDQSLKGLKYIKNFGKNNANQARVEITKFEPFKIYESLIKSNRGSQVITYSIEEKDSNSIGVTYNEKLEDIDFFTKINYKLLLPFMKKRLKKNIENRLDYIADRAIESEDKVMGDKNEFSR; encoded by the coding sequence ATGCAAGTAGAGAGAATATACCATATAACGGCTGAAGCTTTCTTTTTGGAGCTGAAAAAATTAGCAATCAATGATTTTGAGGTGAATACAGGAGAAATTTTTCCTTCTGACCAGTCTCTAAAAGGATTAAAATACATAAAAAACTTTGGTAAGAATAATGCTAATCAGGCAAGAGTTGAAATAACAAAATTTGAACCATTTAAAATATACGAAAGTTTAATTAAGTCAAATAGAGGAAGCCAAGTGATCACTTATTCAATTGAAGAAAAAGATAGTAATTCAATTGGTGTGACCTATAATGAAAAATTAGAAGATATAGATTTCTTTACAAAAATCAACTATAAATTATTACTTCCTTTTATGAAAAAGAGGCTAAAAAAGAATATAGAAAACAGGCTTGATTATATAGCGGATAGAGCTATTGAAAGTGAAGATAAAGTGATGGGGGATAAAAATGAGTTTTCAAGATAA
- a CDS encoding PTS sugar transporter subunit IIC — protein MSFQDKFMEISGRIGSEKHLVAIRDSFVAMMPITMAGSIAVLLNVFFRDIPTNLGWDNFVNTVQPLIDINGYVYFGTITIMALFFVFTLGYNLSVAYKVNGLSGGIIAFSSFIATIPQIATISSDISGASNEAVNVLKDIGLTITENDGTTLMEASGLGAIQLSYVGATGLFTALAIGFLSTMIYIWLTKKNLTIKLPESVPPAVNKAFAAIIPGLIAIYASSIVAYGVYKLSGIPLNNLISTYVQQPLMGLSQGAGSVILLAFLVQLFWFFGLHGHNVLAPIMDGIYLAALNENTAVYETTRSIAELPWTWTRGSFDAYCQMGGSGVTLALILAIFFFSKREEYKTVSKLSFPMGVFNINEPMIFGIPIVLNPLFVIPWLIIPPICAGIAYFATAVGWIPPVFLAVPWITPPGLYAYLATGGSIGAALVSLFNMFIAFLIYIPFVLNANKVKTVEEEE, from the coding sequence ATGAGTTTTCAAGATAAATTTATGGAGATATCCGGACGAATAGGCTCTGAAAAGCACTTGGTAGCAATTCGTGACTCATTTGTAGCAATGATGCCAATTACTATGGCTGGATCAATTGCAGTCTTATTAAATGTGTTCTTTAGAGATATACCGACTAATTTAGGCTGGGATAATTTTGTAAATACAGTCCAACCACTTATAGATATAAATGGCTATGTATATTTTGGAACGATTACCATTATGGCCTTATTCTTTGTATTTACACTAGGTTATAATTTATCAGTTGCATATAAAGTAAATGGTCTATCTGGTGGTATTATTGCTTTTTCATCATTTATTGCCACTATTCCACAAATTGCAACTATTTCTTCGGATATTAGTGGAGCAAGTAATGAAGCAGTAAATGTTCTTAAGGATATAGGGTTAACCATTACAGAAAATGATGGAACTACTCTCATGGAAGCTAGCGGCTTAGGAGCTATTCAACTATCATATGTTGGAGCAACCGGTTTATTCACCGCTTTGGCTATTGGATTTCTTTCAACAATGATCTATATTTGGTTAACTAAGAAAAATCTAACGATTAAATTACCTGAGAGTGTTCCACCTGCTGTTAACAAAGCATTTGCAGCTATTATACCAGGACTTATAGCAATATATGCTTCTTCAATAGTAGCCTACGGTGTTTATAAGTTATCAGGAATACCTTTGAATAATTTAATTTCTACATATGTACAACAACCTTTAATGGGACTTTCTCAAGGTGCCGGAAGCGTTATATTATTAGCTTTCTTGGTACAACTTTTCTGGTTCTTTGGCTTACATGGGCATAATGTTTTAGCTCCTATTATGGATGGAATTTACTTAGCAGCTTTAAATGAAAATACCGCGGTTTATGAGACTACAAGAAGTATTGCCGAATTACCATGGACCTGGACAAGAGGCTCCTTTGATGCCTATTGTCAAATGGGAGGATCGGGAGTGACTTTAGCCTTAATTTTAGCCATTTTCTTCTTTTCAAAACGCGAAGAGTATAAGACAGTATCCAAGCTGTCATTCCCTATGGGAGTTTTTAATATAAATGAACCAATGATTTTTGGGATACCTATCGTTTTAAATCCATTATTCGTTATTCCATGGCTTATTATTCCACCAATTTGCGCTGGTATAGCATACTTTGCAACAGCAGTCGGTTGGATACCTCCTGTATTCTTAGCAGTACCTTGGATTACTCCACCAGGACTATATGCCTATTTAGCTACAGGGGGAAGTATTGGAGCAGCTTTAGTTTCATTATTTAATATGTTTATTGCTTTTCTAATCTATATTCCATTTGTACTGAATGCCAATAAAGTTAAGACTGTAGAAGAGGAAGAGTAA